One Phoenix dactylifera cultivar Barhee BC4 chromosome 8, palm_55x_up_171113_PBpolish2nd_filt_p, whole genome shotgun sequence genomic window carries:
- the LOC103702518 gene encoding uncharacterized protein LOC103702518: MDKSPEASGRRRSGGGGKTNLASCVVATVFLILVAGALVVVFLVFFRPRDPKIQVDSIQFPGFSAANGTVSFTFAQYAAVRNPNRAAFSHYDSTLQLVYAGNQVGFMFIPAGQIDGGRTQYMAASFAVDSFPLPASPPPPPGAGMEVESRMRVKGRVRVLRFFTHHVEATATCLVAVSAGDGAVLGFRC; encoded by the coding sequence ATGGATAAATCTCCCGAAGCCTCGGGCCGGCGGAGAAGCGGCGGCGGAGGGAAGACGAACCTCGCATCCTGCGTGGTGGCGACGGTGTTTCTAATCCTGGTAGCGGGGGCGCTGGTGGTGGTGTTCCTCGTCTTCTTCCGGCCCCGGGACCCCAAGATCCAAGTGGACTCCATCCAGTTTCCGGGCTTCTCCGCCGCCAACGGAACCGTCAGCTTCACCTTCGCCCAGTACGCGGCGGTGCGCAACCCCAACCGCGCCGCCTTCTCCCACTACGACAGCACGCTCCAGCTCGTCTACGCCGGCAACCAGGTGGGCTTCATGTTCATCCCCGCCGGCCAGATCGACGGCGGCCGCACCCAGTATATGGCCGCCAGCTTCGCCGTCGACTCCTTCCCCCTCCCggcctcgccgccgccgccgccgggggCCGGCATGGAGGTCGAGTCCCGGATGCGGGTCAAGGGGAGAGTCCGGGTCCTGCGCTTCTTCACGCACCACGTCGAGGCCACCGCCACCTGCCTCGTCGCGGTCTCTGCCGGCGACGGCGCCGTCCTAGGGTTCCGGTGCTGA